One Macrobrachium rosenbergii isolate ZJJX-2024 chromosome 10, ASM4041242v1, whole genome shotgun sequence DNA window includes the following coding sequences:
- the LOC136842721 gene encoding failed axon connections homolog isoform X1 codes for MFPIGEYLWPKSWVGRGCVIATGVAFVVVSRKIGERKKIKQLRAKWDGVGKDVVMLHQFLRGKYCLNLSPFALKLETFLRVAKIEYVVDKDNPYGPKKGKCPWVTLNGEDVEDSQVIVQYLTEKFKVEVDSHLDTRDIARLEAVRVMADEHVFWCVITWRYWLDNCRTFLTTQNFSRFLNFIFPFFMTRAIREKAVWHGIGCHTPDEIFNISKRACHTLSTILGDDPFFGGDRPCTADCSVFGQLSQFMWNVPGSHYEALVKETYPSLGAYCNRMKDTLYPDWDKLLNPLVE; via the exons ATGTTTCCCATTGGCGAATATTTATGGCCCAAGAGTTGGGTAGGAAGGGGATGCGTAATTGCAACTGGAGTAGCCTTCGTCGTCGTCTCAAGGAAAATCGgagaacgaaagaaaataaaacaacttaG aGCGAAATGGGACGGCGTAGGAAAGGACGTGGTGATGCTCCACCAGTTTTTGAGGGGCAAATACTGTCTCAACCTGAGTCCCTTCGCGCTCAAGTTAGAAACCTTTCTAAGAGTGGCCAAAATTGAATACGTG GTAGACAAAGACAATCCTTACGGGCCAAAAAAGGGCAAATGCCCTTGGGTAACCCTGAACGGCGAGGACGTGGAGGACTCGCAGGTCATCGTCCAGTACCTGACGGAGAAGTTCAAGGTGGAGGTCGACAGTCACTTGGACACGAGAGATATTGCGCGTTTGGAGGCCGTTAGAGTCATGGCGGACGAGCATGTCTTCTG GTGCGTAATAACGTGGCGCTATTGGCTAGACAACTGCAGGACCTTCCTGACGACGCAGAATTTCTCGCGTTTCCTCAACTTCATCTTCCCCTTCTTCATGACCCGTGCCATAAGGGAGAAGGCCGTCTGGCATGGCATCGGATGCCACACGCCGGACGAGATCTTCAACATCTCGAAGAGAGCTTGCCATACCCTGTCGACCATCTTAG GTGACGACCCATTTTTCGGTGGTGACCGTCCATGCACGGCAGACTGTTCTGTGTTTGGTCAGCTTTCTCAGTTCATGTGGAATGTGCCGGGTTCTCACTACGAGGCCCTTGTGAAAG AGACATACCCCTCCCTCGGCGCTTATTGTAACAGGATGAAAGACACCCTGTATCCAGACTGGGACAAACTACTGAACCCACTTGTAGAATAA